In Pannonibacter sp. XCT-53, the sequence ACACCGTCAGCCGTCTGATCGGTGCGCCTCCGGGCTATGTCGGCTTCGACCAGGGCGGCCTGCTCACCGATGGCGTCGACCAGCATCCGCATTGCGTGCTGCTGCTTGACGAGATCGAGAAGGCGCATCCGGACCTCTACAACATCCTGTTGCAGGTGATGGACCACGGCAAGCTGACCGACCACAACGGCAAGCAGGTCGATTTCCGCAATGTCATCCTGATCATGACGACCAACGCCGGGGCGGCCGACATGGCCAAGGCGCCGGTCGGCTTCAACCAGGTGAAGCGGGAAGGCGATGACCGGGAGGCGATCAACCGCCTGTTCACGCCGGAGTTCCGCAACCGTCTCGACGCGATCATCCCCTTCGGCAACCTGCCGATCGAGGTCATCTACCAGGTGGTCGAGAAGTTCGTGATGCAGCTGGAAGCCCAGCTGGCCGACCGCGGCGTCACCTTCGAGCTGACGCAGGATGCCGTCGCCTGGCTGGCCGACAAGGGCTACGACAGCCAGATGGGGGCCCGGCCGCTCGGCCGTGTCATCCAGGAGCACATCAAGCGGCCGCTGGCCGACGAGGTGCTGTTCGGCAAGCTCAAGAAGGGCGGCACGGTCAAGGTCTCGGTCAGCGAGGACAAGGCCGGCCTGCTGCTGGAGACGGTCGAGGACAAGCCGGTGCGGCCGGAGCCGCCGAAGGCCGCTGCCAAGCCCAAGCGCAAGCGCAAGCCGGCCGCCAAGAAGCTGGAGCCGGTGGTCGAGGCCAAGTCCCCGCCCGCCCGCTCCAAGAAGAGCCTTGTCCCGAAAGTCCCGCTCGCGGACTGAGCGGACTGCGCAAGACATCAGCAGCCCGGCCGGAAACGGCCGGGTTCAGACTGATGACAAACCCTCTCTCGTCATCCCGGACGCAGCGAAGCGGAGATCCGGGACCGGAGAGCTCAGGTCCTTCCGGGGTTAACGCATTGAAATTTTGAGGCTTCGACTCTCCGTTCCCGGCCCGGCGCTTCGCCTGGCCGGGATGACTTCGGTGCGATCGAGGTTGGTCATCAGGTTCAACCCGGCCGACAGCCGGGTTTTTTGTTGCGTAAAGCGTAGGGGTCAAACACCGCGCTGTCCCGGCCTTGAGCCGGGACCGACGTCCAATCCTGTCTGCGCCATCAGTGATCCGGCAGCCTTGCCAGCGTGACAGGCCCCGGCACAAGGCCGGGACGGCGGAGGAAAACGCGTCGCTCGCCCTTTCCCCCAGACGCGGACCTGCTGGCCCCTCCTGACGGGTGGCAGGGGCAGGGGGGCAATGCTAGGCTCGGGGTCCCTGTCGGGATTGCGTCCGGCGTGCGGCCTCCCTGTCGCGCCGGTCGTCGAGCCTCACGTCTCTCAGTCGCACGGCCCCATGACCTTGCCTGCCTCTCCGTCCGAGCCGGCCATGCCCTCTGCCCCCGAAGCGGGCGCCCGTCTCTGGGCGCTGCGGGGGGCGCGGGCGGCCGTGTCGATCCCGGGCCTCATTCTGGTTGCGGCCTTCATCGGCTATGCCGGACTTGCGCGCGAGAGCGGACTGACGCTCGCCGAGACGCTGATGATGTCCGCGCTGGTCTGGGCGCTGCCCTCCATCGTCGTCCTGACCGGAGCCATGGCCGGCGGCGTCGGGCTGGTTCCGGCTGCAATCGCCGTGGCGCTGGCTTCGGTGCGGCTGATGCCCATGACCATGGCGCTCGTGCCCATCCTGCGGGTCGAGGGCCGCACGAAGCGCTGGCACCTGCTGTTTGCCGCGCATTTCGTGGCGATCACGGCCTGGGTCTTTGCCATGCGCACCCTGCCGGACCTGCCGAGGCCGGCGCGCTTGCCCTTCTTCCTCGGCTTTGCCTGCACGTTGACCGGATCGGTCACCATCATCACCGGCCTGTCCTACCTGCTGGTGGATGACATGCCGCCGATGGTCGCCGGCGCGCTGTTCCTGCTGACGCCGGTCTATTTCCTCTGTTCGCTGTGGACGGCGGCGCGGCTGTCGGTGGACAAGGTGGCGATGCTCGTCGGCCTCGGGCTCGGGCCGGTCTTTGCCCTGGTCGCGCCGGGGGCGGATCTCCTGCTCACCGGCCTCGTCGGCGGGTGCCTGGCCTATGGCGGCACGCGGTTGGCCCGGCATCTCGGCTGGGGGCGTGACACATGACGGCCGAAACCATGAGCGCCGCAGCGATCGCCGGTTTCTGGCCTTATGTGATGATCGTCGTTGCCGGCTGGCTGGCGACTGACATCTGGCGCTGGCTGGGGGTCCTTGCCGCTGGCCGCCTGCGCGAGGACAGCGAGCTCCTGGTCTTCGTGCGCGCCATTGCCACCGCGCTGGTGGCCGGCGTGATTGCCAGGCTGATCCTGTTTCCCACCGGTGCGCTGGAGGCAACACCCATGGCCTTGCGGGTGGCTGCGGCGGCGGCCGGATTTGCCGCCTTCCTGCTCTTGCGCCAGCAGGTCATCCTCGGCGTGCTGGCGGCCGAGGTCGTGCTGATCGGCGGCTGGCTCCTGCTTGGCGCCTGAACCTCAGCCAGAGCCTGGGCCTGAACCTGAGCCTGGGCCTGCCCCGGTCGTCCGTTTCGTCAGCCTGTCAGGCCAGCGCCGCGCGGATCCTGTCCGCATGGGCCGCCAGCACCGCCTGATCGGCCATCTCGCCGGTATGCGGCTTCAGCGGCACGCCGTCGAAGCGCGGGATCACATGCACATGGGTGTGGAACACCACCTGGCCGCCGGCGGCCTCGGAGAACTGCTGGATCGTCGTGCCGTCCGCATCGAACGCCCTGACCAGCGCCCGCGCCATCTTCTGCACCGTTGCCATCACGGCAAAGAGGTCCGTCTCCGCGATGTCGAGGATGTTGCGCGAGGGGGCCTTCGGGATGACCAGCACGTGGCCGTCGCCGCGCGGCATGATGTCCATGATCACCAGCGTCTCGGCGTCCTCGTGGACCTTGTGGGCCGGCAGTTCGCCGCGCAGGATCTTGGCGAAGACATTGGTCGGGTCGTAGGCGGGGGTGCTCATCGGGCGCTTCCTGTCAAAAGGGTCGATCGCTGGTGCCGGCACCCTAACGGGTCGGTCGTGCGGGAGGCAAGGGGGGGCGGCGTGGCGGCGCGGGTCTGGCCCGGAGCAAATCCGTGAATCGGGCGAATCACTTGCCGGCATCCGTTGAGACGCCGCTCAAGGTGCTTCATCCTTTCTTGAAAGGCGCATGCGCCGCCAGGATCTCCGCGTCCATCGCCACCGCCTGCCGCTCCCGTTCGAGGTAATCGGCAACAGCTTGGCGCAGTCCCGGGTGGGCGATCCAGTGCGCCGAGCGGGTCAGCGTCGGCAGGTAGCCGCGCGCCAGCTTGTGTTCACCCTGGGCGCCGGCCTCGACCACCTTCAGGCCCCGGTCGATGGCGAAGTCGATGGCCTGATAGTAGCAGACCTCGAAATGCAGGCAGGGATGATGCTCGATGCAGCCCCAGTTGCGGCCATAGAGCGTGTCCGAGCCGATGAAGTTGATCGCTCCGGCGATGTAGCGCCCGTTCCGCCTGGCCATCACCAGCAGGATCTGGTTGGCCATCCGCTCGCCGATCAGCGAGAAGAAGCCCCGGTTGAGGTAGGGCCGGCCCCACTTGCGCGCGCCGGTGTCCATGTAGAAGGCGAAGAAGGCATCCCAGTGCGCCTCGGTGATGTCGCTTCCGGTCAGCCACTCGATGGAGATGCCGTTCTCCAGCGCCTCGCGCCGCTCCTTGCGGATCGTCTTGCGCTTGCGCGAGGCGAGATCCTCCAGAAAGGCCTCGAAGCTGGCATAGTCCCGGTTGAGCCAGTGGAACTGCTGGTCCGTGCGCTGCAGGTAGCCCTCGGTTCCCAGCAGGGTCCATTCCGGCTCGGTCAGGAACGTGGCATGGACAGAAGAGGCGCCCGACAGCCGGCACACCTCCACCAGGCCTTCGGCCAGTGCCGCCGTCAGGCTGTCGCGATCCTGCAGCGGCGAGGTCAGAAATCTGCGGCCGGTCGCCGGCGTGAAGGGCACCGACACCTGAAGCTTCGGGTAATAGCTGCCGCCGGCGCGGTGAAAGGCCTCGGCCCAGCCATGGTCGAAGACATATTCGCCCTGCGAATGGGTCTTCAGATAGGCCGGCACCGCCCCGAGGGCCGTGCCGTTCCCGTCTTCCAGCACCAGATGACGCGGGATCCAGCCGCTGCGGCCGCCAACACAGCCCGACGCCTCCAGCGCCTCCAGGAAGGCATGCGACAGGAACGGATTGTAGGGAACCGGGTCGCCGCCAGCGTCAGGGCTCCGCGGGGCGAGGCGGCCATCGTCGGCCCGGACGAAGGACGGGTTTGCCAGCCCGTCCCAGACCGGGGCGGCGATGTCGCGGAGGCCTTCGAGAATCCGCAGCCGGGCCTCGGTCACGGATGCGCCAACTCCCGCGCGGCCAGATCCCGCGCTGCCAGATCCCGAGCTGCCAGCTCCGGTGGCGTCCGGGTCAGCGACTGCGTCATCGCAACCGTCGTCCGGGGGCGGTGTGGCGCTCATGAGGATCGGACCCTTTGAATGGCCGGGCGGGAAAGCCACGGCTCGGCGGCAGGAGGACAGTTCCTGCGAGAAGGTAGATCACTGCCCTGCCGCCGCAAGGGGGAGACCTGGACCCTCGGCAGACATCCGTCTCGCCGCCGTCATTCCGGCCCAGCGAAGCGCCGGGCCGGGACCGGAGAGCCGAAGCAGAGCGCTACCAGACTGCAAAACCTCGAGGTCCTGGCTCTCCGGTCCCGGGTCTTCGCTGTGCTGCGCCCGGCATGACGATGGAGAGGCGATACGGAACGGACAGGCCTGTCACGGCCTGTCGCCTCAGACCTGGTCCGCCTCGAAGCCCTCGAAGATGATCTGGTCGGCATGGGCCAGCGCGCGGGCCTTGTCGGCCGGGTTGCGCAGCGTCCAGGTCATGATCGGCAGGCCGAAGACCTTGCGCAAGAGGCTCGGGCCAGCCATCGGCAGGTCCTTGTAGTGGTAGGAGATGAAATGCGGCCGGGTGCGCGGAAAATGCAGCAGGTGGCGCATGATGAAGCGGTCCATGCGCGTCAGCTTGCGGTACTCGCCCTCGTTCGGCGTCCGGTCGGCCACGATGCCGCGCGGGATCTCGGGCGCATAGGCGCGCATCACCGACAGCATGTCGGGATCGAAGGACTTGAGCACCAGCGGCCCCTTGTAGCCGCGCACGATGTCGCAGATGCGGCGCACGAAGGCGGCCTGGGCGTCGGGCTGATGCAGCGACTTCACCTCGACCACCAGCGTGACACGGCCGGCAACCTGCTCCAGCAGCTCCTCGAACAGCCACAGCCGGTCGGTGCCGGACTTCATGCGGATGCCGACGAGCTGGTCGGCGGTGCGGGCGATCACCGGCCCGGTGCCCTCGGCGAGGCGGTCCAGATCGTCGTCATGGAAGACGATGGCCTTGCCGTCGGCGGTCTCCTGCAGGTCCACCTCGATGGCGTAGTTGCGGGCAAGGGCCTCGGCCACGGCGGTCGGGCTGTTTTCCATGATGCCGGCCGAGGCGGTGTGGAAGCCGCGGTGGGCGATCGGGCGGGCGACGATCCAGGAATGGTCGGTCATGACGGGGATCCGGTGGCGCGGGACAGGGGCTTGCGAGGGAGGACGGGGGACAGCGGCCGGGGCCGCTGTCCGGATGCGGATGCGCCGGTCTCAGGCGACTTCGATGACGGCTTCGATCTCGACGGCCACGCCGAAGGGCAGCGAGGCGACGGAGACGGCCGACCGGGCGTGGCGGCCCTTGTCACCGAACACGTCGACCAGGAAGTCGGAGCAGCCGTTGATCACCTTCGGCTGGTCGGTGAAGTCCGGGGTGGAGTTGACCATGCCGACGAGCTTGACGATGCGCACGACCTTTTCCAGGTCACCGATGGCGGCCTTGGTCTGGGCGATGATGTTGATGCCGCACAGACGGGCGCAGGCGCGGCCTTCCTCGATGCCGAACTCCTGGCCGACCTTGCCGACGAACTCGATGCCGTTCGGACCGATCGGGATCTGGCCGGAGACGAACAGCAGGTTGCCGGTGCGCACCACGGGCACGTAGTTGGCCTGCGGGGCGGCCGGGGTCGGCAGGGTCACGCCGAGGGAGGCGAGGCGCGCTTCAATCGTGTCAGACATGTTCGGTCATCCTGTGAAAAAAGACGGAAACCAGGGGCGGAAACCGTGGCCTTGATGCCCGGAATCCCTTGTGCGGGCAAGGGCAAAACGCCGCGCCCGGCGCGGCTCCACCGCTGCGTCCGCCCGCCTCTGCCGGGTTGCCGCAGCGGATGCTTCGCCGGCTGGGGTTAATGCCATCGGACTTGCCACGCGCGGCCGGGAATGTGCTAGGGAAGAGGGAAGAGGTGGCCGCGTAGCTGGCCTGATCACGGGAGCCTGTCCATGTCCGCATTCGCAGCCGCCGTTCGCGCGCTGTCCCTTGCCGCAGCCGTCTGCGCAAGCTCCCTCGGAATGGGCGTCGCTCCGGCGCAGTCGGCCGGCAGCCTGCCGCTCGTGCCCCATCGCGCGGTCTATGACATGAAGCTCGGCGACGCCGCCGAGGGCACCGGCATCGCCGCGCTCACCGGCCGCATGGTCTACGAGTTTTCCGGCAATTCCTGCGACGGCTACAGCGTCACCTTCCGCTTTGTCAGCCGCTTCGAGGACGAGGGCGGGCTGTCGCAGGTGACGGACCTGCGCACGTCCTCGTTCGAGGAGCCCCAGTCGGGCCGCTACCAGTTCCTCACCCAGACCTATGTCGACCAGGCCCTGAGCGAGGAAACCCGCGGCACCGCCACGGCCACCCGCGACCGCCTGCGGATCGCTCTGGCCGTGCCGGAGGAAAAGAAGCTCGACATCAACGGGCAGGTCTATTTTCCGATCTCGCATCTCAAGGCGATGATCGAGGCGGCGAAGCGGGGTGAGTCCTTCTTCGAGGCGGAGGTCTTCGACGGGGCCGAGACCGGGGACAAGGTCTATGCCACGGGGGCCGTGATCGGGGCCCGCCAGGAGGGCGCGGACGCGGCCGGCGAGGACGATGCGGCTGCGGTCGGCAAGATCGGCGCCGGAGCCCGCTGGCCAGTCACCATTTCCTATTTCGACCCGACCCTCGACCAGGGCGGCGAGGCGACCCCGGTCTACCAGATCAGCTTCCTGCTCTATGAGAACGGCGTCACCCGCCGCCTCGTGCTCGACTACGGCGACTTCAAGATCGAGGGCCAGCTCAAGGATCTGGTCGTCTATCCGCTGACCGACTGCCAATAACGGCGCATCTGCAACAGCGCATCTGCAACAGGGGCCCTGCTGGCCGGCCCCTGCTGACATGCTCCTGCTGACCGGCCCCTGCTGACCGGCCCAGGCCGACCCGCGTCTGCCAACCCGCGTCTGCCAACCCGCATCTGCCCGCCGCCAACCGGCACCCTGCCGCCGTCAGCTGCGGCTCCGGTCCTGCCGGGCGGCATGCACAAGCCCGGTCTCGACGGCTGCCTTGCCGAATTTCTCCCGCACCCGGTCCATCGCCTCTTCCGCCCTGGCGCGCCGGCCGGAGCCCTCGTCGATCAGGTCGGCCGGGTCGGCCTGGGTGCCGGCCACCAGGTCGCCGACGCCGATGCCGATGAGGCGGAACGCCTCGCCCCATGCGGCGTCCGCCAGCAGGTCGTCGCCGGCGCGGAAGATCCGGTCGGCGAGCTGCGTCGGGTCTGCAAGCTGGCGCGAGCGGGTGATCAGGCGGAACTGGGCGGTCTTCAGCTTCAGCGTCACGCTGCGCCCGGCGAGGTCCGCGGCCTTCAGCCGGGCCGAGACCTTTTCCGACAGGTCGCGCAGCACCGGACGCAGGTCGGCGCGCTTGGACAGGTCCGTGGAGAAGGTGGTCTCCGCGCTGACGCTCTTGGCGGGCCGGCTCGGGGTCACCTGCCGGTCGTCCTCGCCCTGGCAAAGGCGGGCGAGGCGGATGCCCATGCTGCCATAGCGCCGGATCAGGTCGGCCGGATCCATGGCCTGAAGCTGGCCGATGGTGGTGAGCCCGTCCGCCGCCAGCCGGGCCTGGAACACCTTGCCGACGCCCCAGATGACACCGACGGGCCGGGTGGCGAGAAAGCCGCGCGCCTCGGCCGGGCCGATCACGGCAAAGCCGCGGGGCTTGTCCAGCTCGGAGGCGATCTTGGCGAGGAACTTGTTGGGCGCCAGGCCGACCGACACGGTGACGCCGATGTCGCGCTCGATCTCGCGGGCAAAGCGCGCCATCACTTCGGCCGGGCTCGCCTGATGCAGCCGCTCGGTGCCCGACAGGTCGAGGAAGGCCTCGTCGATCGACAAGGGCTCCACCAGCGGCGTCAGGGCCAGCATGCGCTCCCGGATCTGGCGGCCGACGGCGGAATATTTCGCCATGTCCGGCCGGATCACCACGGCCTCGGGACAGGCCTCCAGCGCCTTGAACATCGGCATGGCCGAGCGCACGCCATGGATGCGCGCGATGTAGCAGCAGGTCGAGACGACCCCGCGCGTGCCGCCGCCGACGATCACCGGCACGTCGGCCAGCGCCGGGTTGTCGCGCTTCTCCACCGAGGCGAAGAAGGCGTCGCAGTCCACATGGGCGATGGTCAGCCGGTCGAGGTCCGGATGGGTCACCAGGCGCGGACTGCCGCAGGCCGGGCAGCGCCCGCGCGGCGGCGCAACGCGGCGGCCGCAGTCGCGGCAGAGGCTGCGCGCGCTGCCGGCAGCAGGGCTCGCCGTTGTCGGTCCGGCATCGGTCATCGTCGGTGTCGTCGTGGTTTCCGGCGGCCGTCGGGGCTTACCGGGTCTCTTGCCTCCCGGCGAGGATAGAGAGGATGTGGCGGCTTGTCTCCTGCCAGTCTCCCGACAGCAGGCCGGCCATCGGCAGCGGCTCCACCGCCGCGCGGAACCGGTCGTCGGCAACGAAATGCACCAGATGGGTCTCCGGCAGGCTCGCATGCACCGACTTCAGGTTCTGCGGGCTGTCGTCGATGAACACCACCGGCCGGCCCCGTCCGGCGGAGAGGGCCGCCGCGGCGCCGCCCTTCGGTCCGGCGTTGGTCACCACGGGGTAGGGCATGCCGTGCCGGGCCAGCAGGCGCTCGCGGGCCGGCTTGTTGGCACTGCCCGGCAGGTTGGTGAGGAAGATCACCTCGCCCACCTCCGCCAGCGCCCTGAGGCCGTCGGCAGCCCCCTCCACCGGGTCCTGCCGGTCGCTCACCTCGGCGAAGAAGCCGAGCAGCAGCCGGCGCACCTCGTCCTGTCCGATCGGCGTCTCGCCGTCCACCGGGCCGATGTTGCCGGTCAGCTGATAGGCGTGGCGCAGGAAGCGCAGGCCCCGGTCGGCCAGGAAGACTTCCAGGTGCCGCACCATGTGGAAGACCACCTCGTCCACGTCGCAGATGACGAGCGGGCGGCCGGAGCCCGGGGCCAGCGCCGCGATCTGGTCGAGCACCTCGCGGGCCGGAGCATGCAGGTCAGACATCAAGGTGATCCTCACCGACAAGGGCAAAGCGGGCGGCGGCAATCAGCGTCGGGCGCAGGCCGGAATTCTCGCAATAGGCCAGAAGCAGGGGCTCGTCGCCCATGAGGAATTCGAGCACGCCGGCAAGAAATCCCGGCTCTGCGGCGGCACTGCGAATCGATTCAGGTCCTATCCCGGACACCGCCAGGAAGCGGCCCACAAGTTCCGGGTCCCGCGTCAGGTGCAGCAGCACATCGGTTGCAATTTCCTCTGCCTTTTCAAAGGTAATCGTCTTCGGTCGCTGACCTGTCATCGCATTTTTGCCTTTCCGAAACGAATCCGCGCTACCATCTTCCTAACTCAAGCGAGAGGCTTGTGCATGCCTGCATCCGGGCATGCCGGGTAGGGGGCCTCCCGATCTTATCCAGGCCGGAGCCGGCAAAGGCAGCATTCATGGCAAAGACCGTGCTGATCGTGGAAGACAACGAGCTCAACATGAAGCTCTTTCATGACCTGCTGGAGGCGCACGGTTACAACACCCTGCAGACCCGCACAGGCATCGAGGCGCTCAATCTCGCGCGCACCCACCGGCCCGACCTGATCCTGATGGACATCCAGCTTCCCGAAGTGTCCGGGCTGGAAGTGACCAAGTGGATCAAGGAAGACGACGAGCTCAGCATGATCCCGGTGATCGCGGTCACCGCCTTTGCCATGAAGGGGGACGAGGAGCGCATCCGCCAGGGCGGTTGCGAGGCCTATATCTCCAAGCCGATTTCCGTCGCAAAGTTTCTCGAGACCGTCCGCTCCTATCTGGGCGACGCCTGACCGTCTCAGGCCGCGCCTCGGGCCCTGCTTCCGGCCGCCGCTGCCGCCTGCGGGCCATGGCCAGCCGGGGCTGCCGCTCCACCGTTAAGGTTACAGATTTACTAAGACGCGCGACAGATGTGGTGCGGCTGTGGTCTTTTGTTGATTCGTTGGCCGTCTCGGCTAACGTGACCACGTGAATTGACGTCCCAGATGATTGCCGAGAAGTCCGAAGTCATTTCGTGGTCTCAGTCATTTGCGTTTGTCACTAAAACCCTGCGGAATGCCTGGGTCCGCCGCATCTCCTGGGTCCGTGGGGAAAAGGCCGGTGAAATGCTGCGCGATGAGTGGCCTCCTCGTGACCCCAGCATTTCGCCGGCCGCCTTCTTCGTCGGCCGCAGGCCGCGCGACCGGCAACCGGGTTTAGCCCGCCTCACGCCCCCCGATATCCGCTGATGTCTTCCCCCCGCGCTCGCGCGGGGCTGCATGCGGCCCTGGTCCTGAGCGGGGGCCTGCGGCGCTGCAGGCCTCGTCCCGGCGCTGGCGCGGCCAGGCTCTCCCGTCAGGCTCTCCCGTCAGGCTTTCCGGCACGTCGCCGCACATGCCGCCGCCCCGCAACAAAAAAGGCGCCCGGAGGGCGCCCTTGATGTCTGAAGCCAGCGATCAAGCCTTACTTGATCTTGGTTTCCTTGAACTCGACGTGCTTCTTCGCGATCGGGTCGTACTTCCGCATCGACATCTTCTCGGTCATCGTGCGGGAGTTCTTCTTGGTCACATAGAAGAAGCCGGTGTCGGCGGTGGAAAGCAGCTTGATCTTGATGGTGGTCGCCTTGGCCATGGCCTTCGATCCTGTTCCTGGTTGTCCGGCGAACGCTCAATCCGGCCAGTGTCTGGCGCCCCTTGAGTCCGCTGCGGTGTCACGAAATCAGGCCGCAAACTACTCATAAGCCGGCCAAAGTCAAGCTCTGGCGGGGCAGGGGGCAAAAAAACCACGGTAATGCTAAATCAGGTCGCGCTGGAAGTCCTGCCCGCGCAGGAAATAGAAGGGCACCGGCGTGGAGGGGGCGAGATCCGGGTCCTCGGCCAGCCGGGCGTCGAGATCGGCAAGGATCTTCTGGGTGATGACGGGCAGGTCCAGCTTGGCGGTCTCGGCCAGCGTCAGCCAGGCCACATCCTCCAGCTCGCCCGACGGCCCCGTGCCGTCCGGGAGACGGTCGGCGATGGCGTCGGAGAAGACGGCCAGGAAGCGGGTGTCGAAGCGGCGCGGCCGCCCCGGCGGGGTGATTGCCCGGGCGATCATGCGCATCGGTGCGAGGCTGATCTCGATGCCGCGGTCGGAGAAGGCGGCGAAGTCGCCGGGCGCGCGCCAGCTGCGGCCCGATTTCAGGCCGACGAAGAGGCCGGCTTCCTCGTAGGTCTCGCGCACGGCGGCCACCGTGAAGGCCCTGAGGCGGGCGGACGAGAGCCGGCCGCGCGGGCGCGCCGCCAGACGCGCCGCCACGTCCGGATGGTAGTCATCGGCCACCGGCACCCGGCTGTCGGTCGGGTCCACGCGGCCGCCGGGGAAGACGAACATGCCGGGCATGAACACATGCCCCTTGTGCCGCCGGCCCATCAGCACGCGGAACTGCGGTCCGCTGCGGTCAAGGATCAGGAGCGTCGCGGCATCCCGGGGGCGCAGCGCGGGATGGGACTTGTTGGCCCTGGCTTCGGCCAGGAGATCGCTGACGGCAGGTCCGGTCATCGCGGGCTCGGGACGGGCTCCGGCACCGGCAGATCATCTTCCGCGTCCGGGTCGAAGCCATGCATGTAGAGGGCCCATTGCAGGCCGACGAGCGCGCCCTTGACGGGGCGCAGGAAGGCCAGTGACAGGATCACGGTCAGCGACAGCCACAGCACCATGTGGATCCAGACCGCCGGGCGATACATCATCTCCACGGCCATCATCGCCGGGATGATGATGTGGCCGACGATGGTGATGGTGAAGTAGGGCGGGGCGTCATCGGCGCGGTGGTGGTGCAGCTCGGTGCCGCAGGACTGGCACACCGGCGCGACCGTCAGGAAGCCGCTGAACAGCTTGCCCTGGCCACAGGACGGGCAGCGGCACATCATGCCGCGCAGCATGGCCTCGGCGACATTGCGTTGCGGCTTGGCGCGCGGGGCGTCGTCCTCGACGGGGATGCCGTCCGCGTGGATGTAGTTGACGCTCATCGTTTCGGGGTCCTCTTGCGCTGCTGCCGGGGCGGGCTCAGGCTCTTGCGGTTGCGGCCGATGGTGTTGCGCGGCGCACGTCCGCTCCGTCTGTCGTCCGGGCTGCCCTCGCTCAGGAGAGCAAAGCGCAGGGCGCCGGCGAAGGGGGCCGCCTCGACCAGTTCAACCTCCACCTTATCACCAAGCTGGTGCCTTTCGCCCGTCCTGTCGCCAATCAGCGCGTGCGACCCTTCGTCATACCTGAAATAGTCGAAGCCGATCGTCGAGGCCGGGATGAAGCCGTCGGCCCCGCTGTCGTCCAGGCGGATGAACAGGCCCGACTTCACCACACCGGAAATGCGGCCGGTGAAGCGCGCGCCGACCCGCTCGCTCATCCACAGGGCGATCAGCCGGTCGATGGTCTCGCGCTCGGCCAGCATGGCCCGGCGTTCGGCGGCCGACACTTCCGCGCCGATGGCCTCCAGCCGGCCCTCGATCTCCTCCGGCAGGCCGTCGCTGCCGAAGCCCAGAGCCCGGATCAGGCCGCGGTGCACGATGAGGTCGGCATAGCGGCGGATCGGCGAGGTGAAATGCGCGTAGCGGCGCAGGTTGAGGCCGAAATGGCCGATGTTCATCGGCGCGTATTCGGCCTGCGCCTGCGAGCGCAGTATCACCTCGTTGACCAGATGCGCCTGCGGCGTGTCCTTCACCTTGGCGAGGATGCCGTTGAAGGTCGCCGGCCGCAGCCCGCCAGCCGATGGCAGCTTCATGCCGAGCGTGGACAGGAACTCCTTCAGCGACTGCAGCTTCTCCGGGCTCGACGCATCGTGGATGCGGTAGAGCAGGGGTATCTTCTTCTTTTCCAGCGTCTCGGCGGCGGCCACGTTGGCCTGGATCATGAACTCCTCGATCAGCTTGTGGGCGTCGAGGCGCTCCGGCACGTAGACGTGATCGACCGTGCCGTCGGGCTTCAGCTTGATCTTGCGTTCCGGCAGGTCGAGATCCAGCGGCTCGCGGGCGTCGCGGCCGAGCTGCAGGCAGGCATAGGCCGCCCAGAGCGGGTTCAGGATCGGCTCCAGCAGCGGGCCGGTCTTGTCGTCCGGGCGCCCGTCGATGGCCGCCTGCGCCTGCTG encodes:
- a CDS encoding DUF3572 domain-containing protein, giving the protein MTGQRPKTITFEKAEEIATDVLLHLTRDPELVGRFLAVSGIGPESIRSAAAEPGFLAGVLEFLMGDEPLLLAYCENSGLRPTLIAAARFALVGEDHLDV
- a CDS encoding response regulator; protein product: MAKTVLIVEDNELNMKLFHDLLEAHGYNTLQTRTGIEALNLARTHRPDLILMDIQLPEVSGLEVTKWIKEDDELSMIPVIAVTAFAMKGDEERIRQGGCEAYISKPISVAKFLETVRSYLGDA
- the rpmG gene encoding 50S ribosomal protein L33, with the protein product MAKATTIKIKLLSTADTGFFYVTKKNSRTMTEKMSMRKYDPIAKKHVEFKETKIK
- a CDS encoding NUDIX hydrolase; the protein is MTGPAVSDLLAEARANKSHPALRPRDAATLLILDRSGPQFRVLMGRRHKGHVFMPGMFVFPGGRVDPTDSRVPVADDYHPDVAARLAARPRGRLSSARLRAFTVAAVRETYEEAGLFVGLKSGRSWRAPGDFAAFSDRGIEISLAPMRMIARAITPPGRPRRFDTRFLAVFSDAIADRLPDGTGPSGELEDVAWLTLAETAKLDLPVITQKILADLDARLAEDPDLAPSTPVPFYFLRGQDFQRDLI
- a CDS encoding DUF983 domain-containing protein; the encoded protein is MSVNYIHADGIPVEDDAPRAKPQRNVAEAMLRGMMCRCPSCGQGKLFSGFLTVAPVCQSCGTELHHHRADDAPPYFTITIVGHIIIPAMMAVEMMYRPAVWIHMVLWLSLTVILSLAFLRPVKGALVGLQWALYMHGFDPDAEDDLPVPEPVPSPR